In a genomic window of Spodoptera frugiperda isolate SF20-4 chromosome 18, AGI-APGP_CSIRO_Sfru_2.0, whole genome shotgun sequence:
- the LOC118278187 gene encoding uncharacterized protein LOC118278187: MRESIPPYIRLAVTLRYMATGDAFARLHFDFRIGIKTVANIVREVTHHIWSELSTDYMRMPTQEEWLNIAQGYEIKANFPHCLGAVDGKHIRIIKPEESGSMFLNYKHFFSIVLMAIVDSNYNYIFIDVGSYGKECDSNVFKETQFWKKLVDNTLNIPSPCSIININYILPYVFVADEAFALHVNVLRPYGGNELTKEQKIFNYRLTRARRYVECAFGIMANKWRILHRSLNLSLDLTVAIVKTTCVLQNFIHTEEGHVEPLINRDRLNSRLHLEGNNLTADEIRQKYTEYFSSDEGSLPWQDKYTSKISSKTKTRLLNFNPKSVKQGSILTCHIV; the protein is encoded by the exons ATGCGAGAAAGTATTCCTCCATACATTAGATTGGCCGTAACATTAag ATACATGGCAACTGGAGATGCCTTCGCACGTCTTCATTTCGATTTTCGAATCGGAATAAAAACAGTAGCGAACATTGTACGTGAAGTTACTCATCATATTTGGTCAGAATTATCTACAGATTATATGCGAATGCCAACACAAGAAGAATGGTTGAATATAGCACAGGGATATGAAATAAAAGCCAATTTTCCACACTGTCTTGGAGCAGTGGACGGGAAACATATTAGAATAATTAAACCCGAAGAAAGTGgatcaatgtttttaaattataaacatttcttttctATTGTTCTCATGGCTATTGTGGATTCCAActacaattacatttttattgatgTAGGGTCGTATGGTAAAGAATGTGATTCAAATGTTTTCAAAGAAACACAGTTTTGGAAAAAACTTGTTGACAATACGTTAAACATACCATCCCCATgctctataataaatattaactataTATTACCATATGTTTTTGTAGCTGATGAAGCTTTCGCACTTCATGTTAACGTACTTCGACCCTACGGTGGTAACGAACTCACAAAAGAACAAAAGATATTCAATTATCGCTTGACAAGGGCAAGAAGATACGTCGAGTGTGCATTTGGAATAATGGCCAACAAATGGAGAATTCTGCACCGATCTTTAAACTTAAGTCTCGATTTAACAGTTGCTATTGTAAAAACTACTTGCGTTTTGcaaaattttattcatacaGAAGAAGGTCACGTTGAGCCTTTAATCAATCGAGACCGATTAAATAGTCGATTGCATTTAGAAGGCAATAATCTGACAGCAGACGAAATTCGTcaaaaatatactgaatatTTTTCCTCTGATGAAGGATCATTGCCATGGCAAGATAAATACACATCAAAAATAAGTTCTAAAACTAAAACCCGACTACTAAATTTTAATCCAAAAAGTGTGAAACAAGGAAGTATTCTTACCTGccatattgtttaa
- the LOC118277033 gene encoding uncharacterized protein LOC118277033 isoform X1, with product MTLITIFIWFLDSELFRNFIMSTTRGRKILALITANNEINANKPTDVSVQETEEGCKIGSNCDIDVTKTRPNATPRSRSSSSSSCSSSSSSSTNSSSSASFKEDSDDSVKDPLYHPENLDQPESPSNYSYDNLSELNAEGLANTSANEEITQRNEPGTEASNIPEATYSENIVESDSTPRAKKRKRNECG from the exons ATGAcgttaataacaatatttatatggTTTTTAGATTCTGAATTATTTCGAAACTTCATAATGTCTACTACCAGAGGGAGAAAAATATTGGCTTTGATTACTGCTAACAACGAAATTAATGCAAATAAACCTACAGATGTATCTGTGCAAG AGACGGAAGAGGGATGCAAAATTGGTTCAAATTGTGACATAGATGTAACTAAAACTCGACCTAATGCAACTCCTCGATCGAGATCAAGCTCCTCTAGCTCCTGTTCTTCTAGTAGCTCTAGTTCTACTAATAGTTCATCTTCTGCATCATTTAAAGAAG ATAGTGATGATTCTGTTAAAGATCCTCTTTACCATCCAGAAAATCTTGATCAGCCAGAATCACCATCAAATTATTCATACGACAATTTATCGGAACTCAACGCTGAAGGATTGGCAAACACAAGTGCCAACGAAGAAATTACACAGAGAAATGAACCAGGGACTGAAGCTAGTAATATTCCAGAGGCTACTTACTCTGAAAATATAGTTGAGTCTGATTCGACTCCAAGAGCCAAAAAACGCAAACGCAATGAATGTGGTTGA
- the LOC118273720 gene encoding uncharacterized protein LOC118273720, with protein MPRVHKRKTTRGLVPPGLMLRAAREVKSYNKSIRSVAKDFGINYRTLTRYCKKFTAEEISNMSVSTPSTRTGYQKNRQVFNDEQEAELENYLLLASSVYFGLSPKEVRKIAFQLAVSNKLEVPKSWESNQLAGADWFTSFLKRHPTLSIRTPEATSLARATSFNPHNVQNFFDNLESVIKRNNIQPHDIWNMDETGVTTVQKPNKVVAKKGFKQVGAITSAERGTLVTLAAAVSAVGNSVPPYFVFPRVHFKEHFIRDGPIGCKGGSNPSGWMTEELFVDFLKHFHNHVKSTKEKPCLLLLDNHNSHLSIEGLNFAKENGIVMLSFPPHCTHRLQPLDRSVYGPLKKYINNAMDQWMINHPGQHMTIYEIPGIIAQAFPLAATPSNIVAGYKTCGICPFNRDIFQEHDYMPSSVTDRPLITVQDNEIVPNVIDNSSHNCPTEDNNTSPNEPVASPSILDNPALPEDNNDFVDRAMTPEATRQSQVLEESTAIPGPSGVRTFLTVSPQILKPLPKAPPRKLQRADKRKCKSAILTDTPEKTYLEEKKKEQDAKKKKVSKRVLSEKNEKKRVNAKVPVTDRPPLSDHFSLFTLICVFIARKS; from the coding sequence ATGCCAAGGGTTCACAAGAGGAAGACTACTCGAGGATTAGTTCCACCAGGATTGATGCTGCGTGCTGCCAGAGAAGTAAAATCGTATAACAAATCCATACGGTCTGTTGCGAAGGATTTTGGAATTAATTATCGCACATTAACGAGGTATTGTAAAAAGTTTACTGCCGAAGAGATTAGTAACATGTCCGTATCAACACCTTCTACAAGAACAGGCTATCAAAAGAATCGTCAGGTCTTTAACGATGAACAAGAAGCAGAGTTGGAAAACTACTTACTTTTGGCTTCAAGCGTTTATTTTGGACTGTCACCAAAAGAAGTTCGGAAAATAGCGTTTCAGCTTGCTGTGTCTAATAAATTGGAGGTGCCAAAGTCTTGGGAATCAAACCAGTTAGCTGGCGCTGACTGGTTTACATCATTTTTGAAGCGACACCCAACTTTGTCTATTAGAACACCTGAAGCTACCAGTCTAGCTCGTGCTACAAGCTTTAATCCCCATAATGTCCAAAATTTTTTCGATAACCTGGAATCAGTAattaaacgaaataatattCAGCCTCATGACATATGGAACATGGATGAAACTGGGGTAACTACTGTCCAAAAACCAAACAAAGTTGTTGCTAAAAAGGGTTTCAAACAAGTCGGTGCTATAACCTCAGCAGAAAGAGGCACACTAGTAACCTTAGCTGCTGCTGTTTCAGCAGTTGGTAATTCAGTTCCACCATACTTTGTTTTTCCGAGGGTTCACTTCAAAGAACATTTTATACGAGATGGACCAATTGGCTGTAAAGGAGGCAGTAATCCATCTGGTTGGATGACGGAAGAATTATTTGTTGATTTCCTGAAGCATTTTCATAATCACGTAAAATCAACCAAGGAGAAACCATGTCTCTTGCTGTTAGACAATCATAACTCCCACCTTTCCATTGAAGGACTAAACTTTGCAAAGGAAAATGGCATTGTGATGTTATCTTTTCCACCTCACTGCACACACCGCCTACAACCCTTGGACAGGTCAGTTTACGGTCCGTTGAAGAAGTATATTAACAACGCTATGGATCAATGGATGATTAATCACCCTGGACAGCATATGACGATTTATGAAATTCCAGGCATAATTGCACAGGCTTTTCCATTGGCAGCAACTCCATCCAATATTGTCGCAGGATATAAAACCTGCGGGATTTGTCCATTCAATAGAGACATATTTCAAGAGCATGATTATATGCCATCTTCTGTCACGGATAGACCATTAATTACGGTTCAAGATAATGAGATTGTTCCCAATGTCATCGACAATTCATCACATAATTGTCCTACTGAAGACAACAACACTAGCCCTAACGAACCTGTTGCAAGTCCATCTATTCTTGATAACCCTGCATTGCCAGAAGATAATAATGACTTTGTTGATCGTGCAATGACGCCAGAAGCAACACGTCAGAGTCAAGTTTTAGAGGAGTCCACGGCGATACCTGGTCCAAGTGGTGTAAGAACTTTTCTGACTGTATCACCCCAAATTTTGAAACCACTACCAAAAGCACCTCCACGCAAATTGCAACGAGctgataaaagaaaatgtaaatcaGCAATCCTAACAGATACACCGGAAAAGACATATTTAGAAGAGAAAAAAAAGGAACAAGATgcgaagaaaaaaaaagtatcgaaAAGAGTTTTGAGTGagaaaaatgaaaagaaaagagTTAACGCAAAGGTACCGGTTACCGACCGGCCTCCTCTATCCgaccattttagtttatttacgctaatttgtgtatttatcgcgcgaaagtcttga
- the LOC126911727 gene encoding uncharacterized protein LOC126911727, translating to MENFDLQSSYIFSLVKVLPKKRSSISTNGQQTDSRRSNTRVYTMPNSEGLSTTVCKEFFKKIFAVSDGRLSRVLKRKLSIPTPPIDARGRHAPVNKTSEEKIQRVKEFIDKFPKYESHYTLHKSTNRRFLAPDLSLPKMYALYCNDTPESERVSDFMFRKVFNQHFNLSFHAPISDSCKKCDNLKIKIDAASSQEAKEQFELQKKVHLAKADSAKDNYKIDKNLAKEDTDVTVIVFDLMKTLATPVISTGVCYYKRQLWTYNLGIHDAATDIATMCVWDETVASRGPQEIGSCLLRYIKENVKTKTLILYSDQCGGQNRNIKMATLCQYITSHPNYVVEKIDHKFFVSGHSYLACDQDFGLIEKQKKFFKDIFIPDDWIKVIKAARKKNAFKIMKMTTDDFVSTKKT from the coding sequence ATGGAAAATTTTGATTTGCAGTCATCTTACATCTTTTCATTAGTGAAAGTGTTACCTAAAAAGAGATCCTCTATTTCCACGAATGGCCAACAAACTGATTCTAGACGCTCCAATACCAGGGTGTATACAATGCCGAATTCTGAAGGATTGTCCACTACGGTATGTAAGgaattcttcaaaaaaatatttgcagtaTCTGATGGAAGACTATCCAGAGTTTTAAAAAGGAAACTGTCCATTCCTACACCACCCATTGATGCAAGGGGAAGGCATGCCCCTGTCAATAAGACAAGTGAAGAAAAGATTCAACGCGTCAAAGAATTCATTGATAAATTCCCGAAGTATGAATCACATTACACACTACACAAGAGCACGAACAGAAGATTCTTAGCGCCGGATCTAAGTTTGCCGAAAATGTATGCTCTTTACTGTAATGATACTCCAGAGTCAGAAAGGGTTTCAGATTTTATGTTCAGAAAAGTATTTAATCAACACTTCAACCTATCATTTCATGCCCCTATATCTGATTCTTGCAAAAAATGTGACAACCTTAAGATTAAGATAGATGCAGCTAGTTCACAAGAAGCAAAAGAACAATTTGAGTTACAGAAAAAGGTACACCTTGCAAAAGCTGACTCAGCAAAAGACAATtacaaaatagataaaaatcttGCTAAAGAAGATACAGACGTTACTGTAATCGTATTTGACCTCATGAAAACATTAGCTACTCCAGTAATATCAACTGGAGTGTGTTATTATAAAAGGCAGCTATGGACATACAACTTAGGCATACATGATGCTGCAACTGACATTGCGACGATGTGTGTATGGGACGAAACAGTAGCTTCGAGAGGGCCTCAGGAAATAGGGTCTTGTTTATTGCGTTACATAAAAGAAAACGTCAAGACTAAAACATTGATCTTATATTCTGACCAATGTGGTGGCCAgaacagaaatataaaaatggcTACTCTTTGTCAATATATTACTAGTCATCCAAACTATGTTGTAGAAAAAATAGACCATAAATTTTTTGTAAGTGGTCATTCTTACTTGGCATGTGATCAAGACTTCGGATTGattgaaaaacagaaaaaattcTTTAAGGATATTTTTATACCGGACGATTGGATTAAAGTTATAAAAGCTGCAAGAAAGAAGAAtgcttttaaaattatgaaaatgacAACAGATGATTTTGTTTCAACGaaaaaaacttga
- the LOC118278194 gene encoding MYG1 exonuclease isoform X2, with translation MLKLLPQYKDAVIVRTRDMAKLNDCDIVVDVGAVFDHAKKRYDHHQREFNETLSSLRPELGDKFKIKLSSAGLVYTYYGEEIIKQLVPSDSSLAAKDLEVIYKKVYQNFIEEIDAIDNGVPIASEEPRYKIRTNLSSRVARLNPEWNSKLVVNIDEVFEKAMVLVSEEFLHTVNYFMNVWLPARVYVREALDNRFEIHKSGQIVEFTERFPWKEHLFDLEEEMSIGHEIKYVIFNDKPNSWRVQAVPVNPTSFVTRKPLHPKWWGVRDEVLSEVAGIENCVFCHSTGFIGGNTTRNGAFKMAIASLEAEA, from the exons ATGCTCAAGCTTCTACCGCAGTATAAAGATGCAGTCATTGTCCGGACACGAGATATGGCCAAACTTAATGATTGTGACATCGTAGTGGACGTCGGGGCTGTATTTGACCATGCCAAGAAGCGATATGATCATCATCAAAGAGAGTTCAATGAAACTCTAAGCTCCTTGAGACCGGAACTTGGTgacaagtttaaaattaa GTTAAGTTCAGCAGGACTGGTGTACACCTATTATGGAGAGGAAATCATCAAGCAGCTTGTGCCAAGTGATTCATCTTTAGCTGCAAAAGACCTTGAAGTAATTTACAAAAAGgtttatcaaaattttattgaagaaaTTGATGCTATCGATAACGGAGTACCAATAGCTTCTGAGGAACCAAGATATAAAATACGAACTAATTTGAGCAGTAGAGTAGCACGATTGAATCCTGAATGGAATTCTAAACTAGTTGTCAATATAGATGAAGTATTTGAAAAAGCGATGGTGTTAGTCAGTGAAGAGTTTCTGCATACTGTAAACTATTTCATGAATGTCTGGCTTCCTGCCAGAGTTTATGTTAGAGAGGCATTGGACAACAGGTTCGAAATACATAAATCAGGACAGATTGTTGAGTTCACCGAGAGATTCCCTTGGAAGGAACATTTGTTTGATCTAGAAGAAGAAATGAGCATTGGACATGAAATtaagtatgttatttttaatgataaaccAAACTCATGGAGAGTGCAAGCAGTACCTGTCAATCCTACTAGCTTCGTTACTAG gaAACCCTTGCACCCAAAATGGTGGGGTGTACGAGATGAGGTGCTGAGTGAAGTTGCTGGAATTGAGAACTGCGTATTTTGTCACAGTACTGGATTTATTGGTGGCAACACTACGAGAAATGGTGCATTCAAAATGGCCATTGCTAGTTTGGAAGCCGAAGCATAA
- the LOC118278194 gene encoding MYG1 exonuclease isoform X1: MFRKVLGTISSVVYNNSSHSFVNRHLIVQSRTMKIGTHDGVFHCDEVLACYMLKLLPQYKDAVIVRTRDMAKLNDCDIVVDVGAVFDHAKKRYDHHQREFNETLSSLRPELGDKFKIKLSSAGLVYTYYGEEIIKQLVPSDSSLAAKDLEVIYKKVYQNFIEEIDAIDNGVPIASEEPRYKIRTNLSSRVARLNPEWNSKLVVNIDEVFEKAMVLVSEEFLHTVNYFMNVWLPARVYVREALDNRFEIHKSGQIVEFTERFPWKEHLFDLEEEMSIGHEIKYVIFNDKPNSWRVQAVPVNPTSFVTRKPLHPKWWGVRDEVLSEVAGIENCVFCHSTGFIGGNTTRNGAFKMAIASLEAEA, from the exons ATGTTTAGAAAAGTTTTGGGTACAATTAGTAGCGTAGTTTACAATAATTCTTCGCACAGCTTTGTAAATAGACATCTCATCGTGCAATCTAGAACTATGAAG atcgGGACTCATGATGGCGTTTTCCACTGTGATGAAGTACTCGCATGCTACATGCTCAAGCTTCTACCGCAGTATAAAGATGCAGTCATTGTCCGGACACGAGATATGGCCAAACTTAATGATTGTGACATCGTAGTGGACGTCGGGGCTGTATTTGACCATGCCAAGAAGCGATATGATCATCATCAAAGAGAGTTCAATGAAACTCTAAGCTCCTTGAGACCGGAACTTGGTgacaagtttaaaattaa GTTAAGTTCAGCAGGACTGGTGTACACCTATTATGGAGAGGAAATCATCAAGCAGCTTGTGCCAAGTGATTCATCTTTAGCTGCAAAAGACCTTGAAGTAATTTACAAAAAGgtttatcaaaattttattgaagaaaTTGATGCTATCGATAACGGAGTACCAATAGCTTCTGAGGAACCAAGATATAAAATACGAACTAATTTGAGCAGTAGAGTAGCACGATTGAATCCTGAATGGAATTCTAAACTAGTTGTCAATATAGATGAAGTATTTGAAAAAGCGATGGTGTTAGTCAGTGAAGAGTTTCTGCATACTGTAAACTATTTCATGAATGTCTGGCTTCCTGCCAGAGTTTATGTTAGAGAGGCATTGGACAACAGGTTCGAAATACATAAATCAGGACAGATTGTTGAGTTCACCGAGAGATTCCCTTGGAAGGAACATTTGTTTGATCTAGAAGAAGAAATGAGCATTGGACATGAAATtaagtatgttatttttaatgataaaccAAACTCATGGAGAGTGCAAGCAGTACCTGTCAATCCTACTAGCTTCGTTACTAG gaAACCCTTGCACCCAAAATGGTGGGGTGTACGAGATGAGGTGCTGAGTGAAGTTGCTGGAATTGAGAACTGCGTATTTTGTCACAGTACTGGATTTATTGGTGGCAACACTACGAGAAATGGTGCATTCAAAATGGCCATTGCTAGTTTGGAAGCCGAAGCATAA
- the LOC118277033 gene encoding uncharacterized protein LOC118277033 isoform X2, which yields MSTTRGRKILALITANNEINANKPTDVSVQETEEGCKIGSNCDIDVTKTRPNATPRSRSSSSSSCSSSSSSSTNSSSSASFKEDSDDSVKDPLYHPENLDQPESPSNYSYDNLSELNAEGLANTSANEEITQRNEPGTEASNIPEATYSENIVESDSTPRAKKRKRNECG from the exons ATGTCTACTACCAGAGGGAGAAAAATATTGGCTTTGATTACTGCTAACAACGAAATTAATGCAAATAAACCTACAGATGTATCTGTGCAAG AGACGGAAGAGGGATGCAAAATTGGTTCAAATTGTGACATAGATGTAACTAAAACTCGACCTAATGCAACTCCTCGATCGAGATCAAGCTCCTCTAGCTCCTGTTCTTCTAGTAGCTCTAGTTCTACTAATAGTTCATCTTCTGCATCATTTAAAGAAG ATAGTGATGATTCTGTTAAAGATCCTCTTTACCATCCAGAAAATCTTGATCAGCCAGAATCACCATCAAATTATTCATACGACAATTTATCGGAACTCAACGCTGAAGGATTGGCAAACACAAGTGCCAACGAAGAAATTACACAGAGAAATGAACCAGGGACTGAAGCTAGTAATATTCCAGAGGCTACTTACTCTGAAAATATAGTTGAGTCTGATTCGACTCCAAGAGCCAAAAAACGCAAACGCAATGAATGTGGTTGA